The proteins below come from a single Chitinophaga pinensis DSM 2588 genomic window:
- a CDS encoding hydroxymethylglutaryl-CoA lyase yields MKLIECPRDAMQGWHRLISTDEKVEYLNALLKVGFDTLDFGSFVSPKAIPQMADTTDVISRLDMSSARSKLLAIVANQRGAEEAVAFDEISYLGYPFSISETFQLRNTNKTISASMELVDTMQELCIKNSKQLVVYISMGFGNPYGDPYDASIALQWVEELVKRDITIISLADTVGVANPEIITKLFSTLIPAHPGVAFGAHFHSAPHNWEEKVAAAYDQGCRRFDSAIKGIGGCPMAKDELVGNLATERLLDFSVQRHEQLGLDFAALQIAQQLADRIFY; encoded by the coding sequence GCCATGCAAGGTTGGCACAGGTTAATCAGCACGGATGAAAAGGTTGAGTATCTGAATGCCCTGCTGAAGGTAGGGTTTGATACCCTTGATTTTGGCAGCTTTGTTTCGCCTAAAGCCATTCCCCAGATGGCCGATACCACTGATGTGATATCCCGTCTGGATATGAGCAGTGCCAGGAGCAAACTGTTGGCAATCGTCGCTAATCAGCGGGGAGCTGAAGAAGCGGTGGCGTTCGATGAAATTTCTTATCTGGGATATCCTTTCTCTATCTCCGAGACTTTCCAGTTGCGTAATACCAACAAAACGATCAGTGCTTCAATGGAGCTGGTAGATACTATGCAGGAACTGTGTATCAAAAACAGTAAACAGCTGGTGGTCTACATTTCTATGGGTTTTGGTAATCCCTATGGGGATCCATACGATGCTTCCATCGCTTTACAATGGGTGGAAGAATTGGTAAAAAGGGACATTACAATAATTTCCCTGGCTGATACGGTTGGTGTTGCCAATCCGGAGATCATCACAAAACTGTTCTCTACGCTTATACCTGCTCACCCGGGAGTAGCATTCGGTGCACACTTTCATTCTGCTCCCCATAACTGGGAGGAAAAAGTAGCCGCTGCCTATGACCAGGGATGCAGACGTTTTGATAGCGCCATAAAAGGCATTGGTGGTTGTCCGATGGCCAAAGATGAACTGGTCGGCAATCTTGCAACTGAGCGTCTGCTCGACTTCAGCGTACAGCGTCACGAACAGCTGGGACTGGACTTCGCTGCATTACAGATCGCTCAGCAGCTAGCAGACCGTATTTTTTATTAG
- a CDS encoding GSCFA domain-containing protein, with product MTNFRLTFPVSPLATPVRYTDKILMVGSCFAEEIGERLQQYHFDALINPHGILYNPISITQALHTYLDGKKYTTDDLFRQNDLWHSWDHHSRFSGVNPEEVLSGINTAQESAIRQLEEADWLIITLGAAFTYSLTSNNYVVGNCHKVPAASFYKKLLSPPDAISALDNLMHRLFFRNRKVKILFTISPVRYIRDGVVENNLSKAVLMQTVHHLVNKFDRLFYFPAYELVIDDLRDYRFYKEDLVHPNEQAINYVWDHFTANCLEESDKQLLPRVAEIIRAMQHRPFNPDGAQHQQFLQTYARKTKQLMEEHPFLRLEKELKHFEGR from the coding sequence ATGACAAATTTTCGTCTGACCTTTCCCGTTTCTCCGCTTGCAACACCTGTCAGATATACCGATAAGATATTGATGGTTGGTTCCTGCTTCGCAGAAGAAATAGGAGAGCGCTTACAACAATATCACTTCGATGCTTTGATCAATCCTCATGGGATCCTTTATAATCCCATCAGCATCACACAGGCATTACATACTTATCTCGACGGTAAAAAATATACTACAGATGATCTGTTCCGGCAAAATGACTTATGGCATAGCTGGGACCATCACAGCCGTTTCTCCGGTGTCAATCCCGAAGAGGTACTCTCAGGTATCAATACCGCTCAGGAATCTGCCATAAGACAACTGGAAGAGGCAGATTGGCTCATTATTACCCTTGGTGCTGCATTTACTTATTCATTGACCAGCAATAACTATGTGGTGGGTAACTGCCATAAAGTACCCGCAGCATCTTTCTATAAGAAACTTTTATCTCCCCCGGATGCCATCTCCGCACTGGACAACCTGATGCACCGTTTATTTTTCCGTAACAGAAAAGTAAAGATCCTGTTTACCATTAGCCCTGTACGTTATATACGTGACGGTGTTGTGGAGAATAATCTCAGTAAGGCAGTGCTGATGCAAACCGTACACCATCTGGTGAATAAATTCGATCGACTTTTTTATTTCCCGGCTTACGAACTGGTCATAGATGATCTGCGCGATTACAGATTCTATAAAGAAGATCTGGTACATCCGAATGAACAAGCCATAAATTATGTGTGGGATCATTTTACTGCGAACTGTCTGGAAGAGTCGGATAAACAACTGTTACCACGCGTAGCAGAGATCATCCGCGCAATGCAGCATAGGCCGTTTAATCCAGACGGAGCGCAGCATCAGCAGTTCTTACAGACGTATGCACGAAAGACAAAACAGTTGATGGAAGAGCACCCGTTTTTGCGGCTGGAGAAGGAGTTGAAACACTTTGAAGGCAGGTGA
- a CDS encoding metal-dependent hydrolase family protein, whose protein sequence is MKRSTPSAQIVCIFFNLFVCIIASHVSNAQDLAPEQNKFTVIKAKGLIDVRNGRLIEQAVIHILNGKIERAGSNLEIPVGATVINLSDKYLLPGLIDAHTHLCHEYQYELEKVPGANIVVETAVIDNATRALIGVRNARDMINSGYTTVRDLGNSGVNADIALRDAINKNWIPGPRVFASTRAISPIGGQFTRMPDDVRRELVQREYVEISGVEEARRAVKEAIYDGADCIKIIVNNDRMCLNQEELNAIVEEAHKANLKVAAHATNGDGPSLMAIKAGVNSIEHGYTLSSDVLKLMAAQGVYLVPTDRTGVERYQQRIKRALAANVKIAFGSDMYFLDAQRNRGQVTVSTYRSYIEAGMNNIQILQSATMNPGILIAGEGKVGLLEKGYFADIIALDKNPLTNIEAIENVVFVMKEGKVIFVDRSTNYSK, encoded by the coding sequence ATGAAAAGATCAACCCCTTCCGCACAGATAGTATGTATTTTCTTTAATCTGTTTGTCTGCATTATCGCTTCTCATGTGTCGAATGCACAAGATCTGGCACCGGAACAGAATAAGTTTACCGTAATAAAAGCAAAAGGCCTGATAGATGTCAGAAATGGTAGATTGATTGAACAAGCAGTTATTCATATCCTTAACGGGAAAATAGAAAGAGCAGGGAGTAACCTTGAAATCCCCGTGGGTGCTACTGTTATTAATCTTAGTGATAAGTATTTACTTCCTGGACTTATAGATGCTCATACCCATTTATGTCATGAGTATCAATATGAACTGGAGAAAGTACCAGGAGCAAATATAGTTGTTGAGACCGCCGTTATAGATAATGCCACACGAGCCTTGATTGGTGTCAGAAATGCGCGCGATATGATCAACTCTGGATATACCACTGTCCGGGACCTTGGCAATTCAGGTGTCAATGCAGATATTGCCCTTCGTGATGCTATCAACAAGAACTGGATTCCCGGTCCGAGAGTATTTGCGTCCACCCGTGCCATATCGCCCATTGGAGGGCAATTCACCAGGATGCCGGACGATGTGCGGCGAGAACTCGTCCAAAGGGAGTATGTTGAAATAAGTGGAGTCGAGGAAGCCCGAAGGGCTGTAAAAGAAGCTATTTATGATGGTGCTGACTGCATCAAAATTATCGTTAATAACGACCGGATGTGTTTAAATCAGGAAGAGCTCAATGCCATTGTCGAAGAAGCACACAAAGCTAATCTTAAGGTAGCTGCTCATGCAACCAATGGTGATGGACCTTCGCTAATGGCAATCAAAGCTGGGGTAAATTCGATCGAGCATGGATACACCTTGTCAAGCGATGTGCTTAAGCTTATGGCTGCGCAAGGCGTATATCTTGTTCCGACAGATAGAACGGGCGTTGAAAGATATCAGCAAAGGATTAAACGGGCCTTGGCTGCAAACGTCAAGATTGCCTTTGGATCAGATATGTACTTTTTAGATGCACAGCGAAATCGGGGACAGGTAACCGTAAGCACTTACAGGTCATATATTGAAGCCGGAATGAACAACATCCAGATCTTACAATCAGCTACAATGAATCCTGGCATCCTGATCGCAGGCGAAGGAAAGGTTGGACTACTCGAAAAGGGATATTTCGCGGACATTATTGCCTTGGATAAAAATCCATTAACAAACATCGAGGCGATTGAAAACGTAGTATTCGTCATGAAGGAAGGTAAGGTGATATTTGTTGATCGTTCGACCAATTACTCTAAATAA